From a region of the Neobacillus niacini genome:
- the bglX gene encoding beta-glucosidase BglX: MVEMAMQDKMIVEDQECKINELIGKMTLEEKVGQLTQIVPSLYGAFEEIITKLVEGEISYQEFQAMEKNYHKDKIREGILGSMGGVTGAEISNELQKIAIEESRLGIPMLFGLDVIHGYKTIFPIPLAEACSWDLDLIEKTAEIAAKEASAAGIHWTYAPMVDITRDPRWGRIAEGAGEDTYLGSMIGAARVKGFQGEDLSESQRVLACAKHFAAYGGAVGGRDYNTVDMSLQTLHEVYLPPFEAAAQAGVGTFMSAFNDLNGIPCTVNNYLLTDVLREQLGFKGFVVSDANSIAEVVVHGESVDRKEASKKALLAGLEMDMSHGTYQQDLPEQIKNGDIPVEVLDEAVRRVLRVKFHLGLFDNPYRTNREMEDKTLLAPEHVEVAREMAQRSIVLLKNEDNILPLKKNHKKIAVVGPLADNQKEMLGTWAITGNPEEVVTVLSGIQSAVDKDTEIIYAKGCEVTGNENMDFEAAVQLANESDVIIAVVGETADMSGEASSRMDLNLPGRQEDLLKALHQTGKPVVVVLINGRPLTIPWAAENVSAIVEAWQLGIQSGNAIADVLFGDYNPSGKLVATFPYSVGQVPIYYNHPKTGRPAGKIKFTSKYIDGPSQPLYPFGFGLSYTTFEYENLLISSSEVTKEGKVTVNIDVINSGGLAGEEIVQLYITDAVASRVRPVKELKGFKKVALQPGETKTVSFEIEIKNLGFFNEAMDYIIEPGLFKVYVGPNSKEGLEGEFSLV, translated from the coding sequence ATGGTAGAAATGGCTATGCAGGATAAAATGATAGTAGAAGATCAAGAATGTAAAATAAATGAATTAATTGGTAAAATGACTTTAGAAGAGAAGGTTGGTCAATTAACACAAATTGTTCCATCCCTTTATGGTGCATTTGAGGAAATTATTACAAAATTGGTTGAAGGTGAGATTTCTTATCAGGAATTTCAGGCAATGGAGAAGAATTATCATAAGGATAAAATTAGAGAAGGTATCCTTGGTTCAATGGGTGGAGTCACAGGAGCAGAAATCTCTAATGAATTACAAAAAATAGCCATAGAGGAATCTAGATTGGGAATTCCAATGCTTTTTGGCTTGGATGTTATCCATGGGTATAAAACCATTTTTCCCATTCCGCTTGCAGAAGCTTGTAGTTGGGATTTGGATTTAATCGAGAAAACGGCAGAAATTGCAGCTAAAGAGGCATCTGCTGCGGGGATTCATTGGACCTATGCACCGATGGTAGATATCACCAGAGACCCGCGTTGGGGACGAATTGCAGAAGGTGCAGGAGAAGATACTTATTTGGGGAGTATGATTGGAGCTGCGCGAGTAAAAGGGTTTCAAGGAGAAGACTTATCCGAATCTCAAAGGGTTCTTGCATGTGCAAAGCACTTTGCTGCCTATGGAGGAGCTGTGGGCGGCCGCGACTATAATACTGTAGATATGTCACTTCAAACTCTTCATGAGGTCTACCTCCCACCTTTTGAGGCAGCAGCCCAGGCGGGTGTTGGAACATTCATGAGTGCCTTTAATGATTTAAACGGTATCCCGTGTACGGTTAATAACTACCTTTTAACAGATGTTTTAAGAGAACAGTTAGGATTTAAAGGATTTGTTGTCAGTGATGCTAATTCTATCGCAGAAGTGGTGGTTCATGGGGAATCCGTTGATCGGAAGGAAGCTAGTAAGAAGGCATTATTGGCAGGGCTAGAGATGGATATGAGTCACGGTACTTACCAACAGGATTTACCTGAACAAATCAAAAATGGTGATATACCTGTAGAAGTATTGGATGAAGCAGTGCGACGTGTTTTACGTGTGAAATTTCATTTAGGACTATTTGATAATCCATATAGAACGAATAGAGAAATGGAAGATAAAACTTTGCTTGCTCCTGAACATGTGGAAGTGGCTAGAGAGATGGCACAACGATCGATTGTATTGTTGAAGAACGAAGACAATATCCTGCCATTAAAGAAGAATCATAAGAAAATTGCTGTTGTTGGTCCCTTAGCTGATAATCAAAAGGAAATGTTGGGTACATGGGCGATAACGGGTAATCCTGAAGAGGTAGTTACTGTTCTGTCAGGGATCCAATCTGCGGTTGATAAGGATACAGAAATCATATATGCAAAGGGCTGTGAGGTAACCGGTAATGAAAATATGGACTTTGAGGCAGCGGTACAATTAGCAAACGAATCTGATGTGATCATTGCTGTCGTTGGTGAGACTGCCGACATGAGTGGCGAAGCTTCGAGCCGTATGGATCTTAACTTACCTGGTAGACAGGAAGATTTATTAAAGGCGTTGCATCAAACAGGAAAACCAGTAGTAGTTGTCCTCATTAACGGAAGGCCCTTAACGATTCCTTGGGCAGCTGAGAACGTATCCGCCATTGTAGAAGCTTGGCAATTGGGAATCCAGAGCGGAAATGCAATAGCCGATGTTTTGTTTGGTGATTACAATCCAAGTGGTAAACTAGTAGCTACTTTTCCATATTCTGTTGGGCAAGTGCCAATCTATTATAATCATCCTAAAACTGGAAGACCAGCAGGTAAAATTAAATTCACTTCAAAATATATAGATGGTCCATCACAGCCATTGTATCCTTTTGGATTTGGTTTAAGTTACACTACATTTGAATATGAAAATCTTCTTATTTCTTCTTCTGAAGTTACGAAAGAGGGTAAAGTTACAGTTAATATAGATGTAATAAATTCAGGCGGCCTTGCTGGAGAAGAAATAGTCCAGCTTTATATTACTGATGCTGTGGCTAGTAGAGTAAGACCAGTTAAAGAGTTAAAAGGATTTAAAAAAGTAGCACTTCAGCCAGGGGAGACAAAAACCGTTAGTTTTGAGATTGAGATCAAGAATCTTGGTTTCTTCAATGAAGCAATGGATTACATTATTGAACCTGGTTTATTTAAAGTTTACGTCGGCCCGAATTCGAAGGAAGGGCTAGAGGGAGAATTTTCACTAGTTTGA
- a CDS encoding Gfo/Idh/MocA family protein — protein sequence MNNRKLRYGLIGAGSNAERKHLNNYMNLANIELVSICDVNIENANRLADKYKIEKVYSNYKDMLNAEDLDLVSVCTPNYLHAEISIYALLKGVNVHCEKPLAVNAIEAKKIVEAKNKSGKKVILGLNNRFTNEAVYLKKYIDAGYLGEIYQAKAGWIRRSGIPGRGTWFTNKDYAGGGVMIDLGVHYLDLAMYLMGMPEPSYVTGATYNNFDQTTTRNRNGYKGNPNGIFNVEDSAIGFIGLKNGATVNFEFSWASNIEKDKQYVEILGTKGGVSLINGELKIHSELLDTCVDISPILNPNIKLKNEFEHFTNSILSGDPLMAPAEHGVYMMNIIDHFYLAASKNEPVFFEKDKNKILRLSSSF from the coding sequence ATGAATAATCGGAAATTAAGATATGGGTTAATAGGTGCTGGAAGTAATGCGGAAAGAAAACATTTAAATAATTATATGAATCTCGCTAATATTGAATTAGTCTCCATCTGTGATGTGAATATTGAAAATGCTAACAGATTAGCAGATAAATATAAGATTGAAAAAGTTTATAGTAATTATAAAGATATGCTTAATGCTGAAGATTTGGATCTTGTAAGTGTTTGTACACCAAACTACCTGCACGCTGAAATTTCCATTTATGCTCTTTTAAAGGGAGTAAATGTTCATTGTGAGAAACCGTTAGCAGTAAATGCAATCGAAGCTAAAAAAATCGTTGAAGCAAAAAATAAATCAGGGAAAAAGGTAATTCTGGGCTTAAATAACCGCTTTACAAATGAAGCTGTTTACCTGAAGAAATATATTGATGCGGGCTACCTAGGTGAAATATACCAGGCAAAGGCTGGCTGGATTAGAAGAAGTGGGATACCGGGTAGAGGCACTTGGTTTACCAATAAAGATTATGCTGGCGGCGGAGTTATGATAGATTTGGGGGTTCACTATCTTGATTTAGCCATGTACCTAATGGGTATGCCAGAACCTTCCTATGTGACTGGAGCCACTTATAATAATTTTGATCAAACGACTACACGTAATCGAAATGGATATAAGGGAAATCCAAATGGTATCTTTAATGTTGAAGATTCTGCCATAGGTTTTATTGGTCTTAAAAATGGGGCAACTGTAAATTTTGAATTCAGCTGGGCCTCCAATATTGAAAAAGACAAGCAGTATGTAGAAATACTAGGAACAAAAGGTGGAGTTTCTCTCATAAATGGTGAGTTAAAGATTCATTCTGAACTGCTGGATACCTGTGTAGATATTTCTCCTATTTTGAACCCAAATATTAAATTAAAGAATGAATTTGAACATTTTACAAATAGTATTTTATCAGGTGATCCATTAATGGCTCCTGCAGAGCATGGGGTTTATATGATGAATATTATTGATCATTTTTATCTAGCTGCAAGTAAAAATGAGCCTGTTTTTTTCGAAAAAGATAAAAATAAAATTCTACGACTCTCCTCATCGTTTTGA
- a CDS encoding sugar phosphate isomerase/epimerase family protein, producing MMQLGIIATPTEESFQKAKRKGLEFIEVCVNEGQDVDAFYRDRENLKRWKDEYGVAVASIGRWKSLRIDEKGNVIEEELERCFRLIDVASELGCTNFVSGCNYVEELSFYENCTAAINFFSLLIDYAKPKGVKVSTYNCRKVNYVNTPEVWKIVHGHLKDLGIKFDPSHSRYFGGDYLQETLDWGERFNHVHLKGSMIINGQRVDDPPAGLDQTDWKTFISLLRVKGYTGGLSIEPHSPVWTGELGEKGIDFTIEYMRKLAF from the coding sequence ATGATGCAGCTTGGAATTATTGCCACACCTACAGAGGAAAGTTTTCAAAAAGCAAAGCGGAAAGGTCTAGAGTTTATCGAAGTCTGTGTGAATGAAGGTCAAGATGTAGACGCCTTTTATCGCGATCGGGAAAATTTAAAAAGATGGAAAGATGAATACGGTGTTGCAGTTGCCTCTATAGGAAGATGGAAGTCTTTACGCATTGATGAAAAGGGAAACGTCATAGAAGAAGAATTAGAGAGGTGCTTTCGATTAATAGATGTTGCAAGTGAATTGGGATGCACCAATTTTGTAAGTGGATGTAATTATGTCGAAGAATTATCCTTTTACGAAAACTGTACAGCAGCAATAAACTTTTTCTCCCTGCTTATTGATTATGCTAAACCAAAAGGAGTAAAAGTCTCTACTTACAACTGCCGAAAAGTAAACTATGTCAATACACCTGAGGTTTGGAAAATCGTTCATGGTCATTTAAAAGACTTAGGAATTAAATTTGACCCATCTCACAGCCGTTATTTTGGCGGGGATTACTTACAAGAAACCTTGGACTGGGGAGAACGTTTTAACCATGTGCATTTAAAAGGTTCGATGATCATTAATGGTCAAAGAGTAGATGATCCGCCAGCAGGTTTGGATCAAACGGATTGGAAAACCTTTATTTCATTATTAAGAGTGAAAGGCTATACCGGGGGCTTAAGTATTGAACCGCATTCACCAGTTTGGACTGGTGAACTTGGTGAAAAAGGAATCGATTTTACAATCGAATACATGAGGAAGCTTGCATTTTAG
- a CDS encoding sugar phosphate isomerase/epimerase family protein codes for MSKIKTCVSLYSLQDEYLNKRMSLEDIFKFLAENSVEGIEIIPDQMMQNAPHPSEQTLAEWDRLVSTYKMKPVIADVFLNTNLYKNRELTKKECVDLLIEEIKLASRLGIKLIRLVSMVPAFVIEPLLPYAEKYNVTLALEIHAGLSFDVKKTQDFIKEMKRLDSPYVGLVIDTGIFCTRLPRVMAEYCKHLGTRQEVTDYINHIFEQGKDPRKVYLEHNGFPTELKQLLKSDADYFFAHMADGYENEPFSVLDEYFPYIKHFHFKLFEMTKSGEEYSIDYKGILQYLYDKGYDGYVSTEYEGNRWVLPGHPMKEKEQVLAHQSLIRNVIQELEGQEVY; via the coding sequence ATGAGCAAAATAAAAACATGCGTAAGTTTGTATAGTTTGCAGGATGAATACTTAAATAAGCGTATGAGCCTAGAGGATATCTTCAAATTTCTAGCAGAAAATTCAGTCGAAGGAATTGAAATCATTCCCGATCAGATGATGCAAAACGCACCCCATCCTTCGGAACAAACTTTAGCAGAATGGGATCGATTAGTATCTACCTATAAAATGAAGCCAGTCATTGCAGACGTCTTCTTAAACACAAACTTATATAAAAATCGTGAATTAACTAAAAAAGAGTGTGTTGATTTACTAATAGAAGAAATTAAACTTGCAAGTCGATTAGGGATTAAGTTGATTCGTTTGGTGTCAATGGTACCCGCTTTTGTTATTGAACCATTATTGCCATACGCTGAAAAATACAATGTTACCTTAGCGCTGGAAATTCATGCAGGATTGAGCTTCGATGTTAAGAAAACACAAGATTTCATTAAAGAAATGAAGAGACTAGATTCTCCTTATGTAGGTCTTGTCATTGATACAGGGATATTCTGCACCAGACTGCCAAGAGTTATGGCTGAATATTGTAAACACTTAGGAACACGCCAGGAAGTAACTGATTATATCAATCATATATTCGAGCAAGGAAAAGATCCTAGAAAAGTATATCTAGAACATAATGGATTTCCAACTGAATTGAAGCAACTATTAAAATCCGATGCCGATTACTTCTTTGCTCATATGGCTGATGGATATGAAAATGAACCTTTCAGTGTTTTAGATGAATATTTTCCATACATTAAACATTTCCACTTTAAGTTATTTGAAATGACAAAATCGGGAGAAGAATACTCCATTGATTATAAAGGAATTCTTCAATATTTATATGATAAAGGCTACGATGGTTATGTTTCTACAGAATATGAAGGAAACCGCTGGGTGCTTCCTGGACATCCAATGAAAGAAAAAGAACAGGTTTTAGCACATCAGTCACTTATTCGAAATGTAATCCAGGAATTAGAAGGCCAGGAGGTATATTAA
- a CDS encoding DUF6379 domain-containing protein codes for MFDNNVFLENTCKNIIEAGNVTGFELKTNITYYRGIPLSMVNDIGVEVDGEKVARDNIVCSVDEVDWFTLDEMETVTSYKWEYGEPLTVRVLKDGGLSNGSHEIALDVVVRTAYIPVPLAGRKVRTVEIA; via the coding sequence ATGTTTGATAATAATGTTTTCCTTGAAAATACTTGTAAAAATATAATAGAGGCAGGTAACGTGACTGGATTTGAATTGAAGACAAATATTACTTATTATCGGGGCATTCCGCTATCCATGGTCAATGATATTGGCGTTGAAGTAGATGGTGAGAAGGTTGCACGTGATAATATTGTGTGCTCAGTGGATGAAGTGGATTGGTTTACGTTAGATGAAATGGAAACCGTAACCTCCTATAAATGGGAATATGGAGAACCTTTAACAGTAAGAGTTCTCAAAGATGGTGGTTTATCCAACGGGAGTCATGAGATTGCTTTAGATGTAGTCGTGCGTACTGCCTATATACCTGTTCCTTTAGCAGGACGTAAAGTAAGGACAGTGGAAATAGCTTAA
- a CDS encoding GH39 family glycosyl hydrolase produces the protein MVGSHTFQSSIDSKLVTISVMHKKSNLEHAHREIELIYMIKGNLQVKVNNKIFQMKSSDFVLVNSNEFHSFQSDEENLFIVFHLNYFELSSLLAHKNLLFICNSIEHDHSANQELRTVMEDLLTVYMKVNHFSQVEFLEKTYKFISTLKMNFLQNQNQMLLNTSNKGRNERLTDIIDYIQSNYREPLSLEEVASIHYLSIPYLSKFFKKQTGKTFSQYLNEIRLAHAVNELVNSDKPITRIALDNGFPNLASFNRVFNESYQIKPVEYRKQMTGSTVEEKDISNDISNLENDEALTELRDYLKSTEEKSIQLISESGGNTETEIVKVGKTDAFVKYWNRLLNIGYAKDLLNSDMQEQITLLQSEIGFTYARFWGLFGDDMLLEDRSGGSIIYNFSNANKLLDFLIKNKLKPFIEMGPKPKIIQKAIGETLVVQTISERTLSEWQNLVKAFLLQSIERYGIEEVESWYFEMWRPMDEFNSETQEEKEFLAKIKNNQIQEPKYSEFFKIFSEFKRTAQELVPGARIGGCGLSMDLEGDKLDLLLEQWKKEEIQPDFLSIYLYPIEIDRDKYRVPIKNLHSTNPHYVLNKLNDVRKSLKKAGFENLELNVTEWNISISNRNYLNDSSFKAAYMVKNIVENLNQNQLKMMGYWLCSDIFSDFRDSKNILHGGAGLLTKNGIKKPSYHAFVLLKQLGEILVARGDNYIVTKKSGHRYQVLCFNYKHFNYSYYLHPEGSTGIHEQYEIFENNEPMNLSLEIQGIANGKYRVKELKLNREHGSILDEWLKFGVVDDIKPDEVDYFKQICVPHMKVEHSLVENHSIVLKGELQPHEVRLFELNLLFGER, from the coding sequence TTGGTTGGTTCTCATACTTTCCAATCTTCAATAGATTCGAAATTAGTAACAATTTCAGTTATGCACAAAAAAAGTAATCTGGAACATGCTCATAGAGAGATAGAATTGATCTATATGATAAAGGGTAATTTACAGGTCAAAGTTAACAATAAAATCTTTCAAATGAAAAGTTCTGATTTTGTATTGGTGAATTCTAATGAATTTCATTCTTTCCAGTCTGATGAAGAGAATCTATTTATTGTTTTCCATCTTAATTACTTTGAATTAAGCTCACTTCTAGCTCATAAAAATCTATTATTCATTTGTAATTCAATCGAGCACGATCACTCAGCCAATCAAGAATTGAGAACAGTGATGGAGGATTTACTAACGGTTTATATGAAGGTAAACCATTTTTCACAAGTGGAATTCTTAGAAAAAACCTATAAATTCATTTCAACTCTTAAAATGAATTTTTTACAGAATCAAAATCAAATGCTGCTTAATACGTCTAATAAGGGTCGAAATGAACGACTAACAGATATCATTGATTACATTCAAAGCAATTATCGAGAGCCATTATCGTTAGAGGAAGTAGCGAGTATTCATTATCTCTCCATTCCTTATTTATCTAAATTTTTTAAAAAACAAACTGGAAAAACATTTTCACAATACTTGAATGAAATTCGTTTGGCACATGCTGTTAACGAATTGGTTAACTCTGACAAACCAATTACAAGAATTGCATTAGATAATGGATTTCCAAATTTAGCTTCTTTTAATAGAGTGTTTAATGAAAGCTATCAGATTAAACCTGTTGAATACAGAAAACAAATGACAGGTTCGACAGTGGAAGAAAAAGACATTTCAAATGATATTAGCAATCTAGAAAACGATGAAGCTCTAACTGAGCTGCGCGATTATCTTAAAAGTACCGAGGAAAAAAGTATTCAATTAATTTCTGAATCTGGAGGTAATACGGAAACGGAAATTGTAAAAGTTGGAAAAACGGATGCTTTTGTAAAGTATTGGAATAGATTGCTTAATATCGGGTATGCAAAAGATTTATTGAATTCAGATATGCAAGAGCAAATTACCCTTTTACAATCGGAAATCGGTTTTACCTACGCTAGATTTTGGGGATTGTTTGGTGATGATATGCTTCTAGAAGACCGCTCTGGCGGATCCATCATTTACAATTTTTCGAATGCAAACAAATTGCTGGATTTCCTCATTAAGAATAAATTAAAACCTTTCATTGAAATGGGTCCGAAACCAAAAATCATTCAAAAAGCCATTGGTGAGACACTTGTAGTCCAAACTATAAGTGAAAGGACACTGTCAGAATGGCAAAATCTTGTGAAGGCATTTTTGTTACAAAGTATCGAGCGTTATGGTATTGAAGAAGTCGAGAGCTGGTACTTTGAAATGTGGCGGCCTATGGATGAATTTAACAGTGAAACACAGGAAGAAAAAGAATTCTTAGCAAAAATTAAGAATAATCAAATCCAAGAGCCTAAATATAGTGAGTTCTTTAAAATATTTAGTGAATTTAAAAGGACAGCGCAAGAACTGGTTCCTGGAGCAAGGATTGGCGGATGTGGTTTAAGTATGGATCTAGAAGGGGACAAACTGGATTTGTTACTTGAACAATGGAAAAAGGAAGAAATTCAGCCTGACTTTCTCTCTATTTATCTATATCCGATTGAAATAGATCGTGATAAATATCGGGTTCCAATTAAAAATTTACATTCTACTAATCCTCACTATGTGCTAAACAAGTTGAATGATGTGAGAAAATCTTTGAAAAAAGCAGGCTTTGAAAACTTAGAACTTAACGTCACTGAATGGAATATTAGCATATCGAATCGTAACTATCTTAATGACAGCAGTTTTAAAGCAGCCTACATGGTAAAGAATATTGTTGAAAATTTGAATCAAAATCAATTGAAAATGATGGGATACTGGTTATGCTCTGATATTTTTAGTGATTTTCGCGATTCGAAAAACATTCTTCATGGTGGTGCGGGACTGTTGACGAAAAATGGCATCAAAAAGCCGAGTTACCATGCATTTGTCCTGTTAAAGCAATTAGGTGAGATACTAGTAGCAAGAGGTGACAATTATATTGTTACCAAAAAATCCGGCCATCGCTATCAAGTGTTATGTTTTAACTATAAACATTTCAATTATTCTTATTACCTGCATCCTGAGGGCAGTACAGGAATCCACGAGCAATATGAAATTTTTGAAAATAATGAGCCTATGAATCTCTCATTGGAAATACAAGGTATTGCGAATGGGAAATACCGTGTTAAAGAACTAAAATTAAATCGCGAACATGGCAGTATATTAGATGAATGGTTGAAATTCGGTGTGGTGGATGACATCAAACCAGATGAAGTGGATTATTTTAAGCAAATTTGTGTTCCTCATATGAAAGTAGAGCATTCCCTTGTTGAAAATCATTCCATTGTTTTAAAAGGGGAACTTCAACCTCATGAAGTGCGCTTGTTTGAGCTTAATTTGCTATTTGGAGAGAGATAA
- the thrC gene encoding threonine synthase, with translation MNFVSTRGNVSKIGFIDTVLMGLANDGGLLVPEKIPQIPAGKLDAMSKLTYQELAYEIFSYYVDGEIPDNDLKELIEKSYATFRHPEVTPVQKLKDNMYVLELFHGPTFAFKDIALQFLGNLYSYVSKKTGESIHILGATSGDTGASAIEGVRGKEGIRICILHPHGKVSKVQELQMTTVDDKSVLNLAIKGTFDDGQRIIKELFADVDFKNKYHMRAINSINFVRIMAQTVYYFYAYFQVKKETDLTTINFSVPTGNFGDIFAGYLAKKMGLPVGKLIVATNENNILEDFIHDGVYKPGEFRSTFSPSMDIQVASNFERYLYYLLEEDPKAVSDLMEKFNSEGKIVVSDELLHKVQQDFAAHGVKGEECLQTISKYNTETSYLLDPHTACGVAAYESCNKPGEICVTLSTAHPAKFNESIERCQIQQTFPEQINQLFNKPQYVEVVEADKGEIVRHLEKLFSFTTK, from the coding sequence ATGAACTTTGTTAGTACACGCGGCAACGTAAGTAAAATTGGTTTTATCGACACAGTCCTAATGGGGCTGGCAAATGATGGAGGACTATTAGTACCGGAAAAAATTCCACAAATTCCTGCAGGAAAATTAGACGCAATGTCTAAGTTAACGTATCAGGAATTAGCATACGAAATCTTTTCCTATTATGTTGATGGTGAAATTCCAGACAATGACTTGAAAGAACTAATCGAGAAAAGTTATGCGACCTTCCGCCACCCAGAGGTTACACCTGTTCAAAAGCTGAAGGATAACATGTATGTTTTAGAACTTTTCCACGGCCCAACCTTTGCTTTTAAAGATATTGCGCTTCAATTCTTAGGAAATTTGTATTCCTATGTATCCAAAAAGACAGGGGAGTCGATTCATATTCTCGGTGCCACTTCAGGGGATACAGGCGCCTCAGCGATTGAGGGTGTCAGAGGAAAAGAAGGCATTCGCATTTGTATTTTGCACCCACATGGCAAAGTAAGTAAGGTACAAGAATTACAAATGACCACTGTTGATGATAAAAGTGTTTTGAATCTTGCTATTAAAGGAACATTTGATGATGGTCAAAGAATCATCAAGGAATTGTTCGCTGATGTGGATTTTAAAAACAAATACCATATGCGTGCGATCAATTCAATTAACTTTGTTCGAATCATGGCACAGACGGTTTATTATTTCTATGCGTATTTCCAGGTAAAAAAGGAAACTGATTTAACGACGATTAACTTTAGTGTGCCGACTGGAAATTTTGGCGATATCTTTGCTGGTTATCTTGCAAAGAAAATGGGACTGCCGGTTGGGAAACTTATCGTTGCCACTAACGAAAATAATATTTTAGAAGATTTTATCCATGATGGAGTGTACAAGCCCGGTGAATTCCGCAGCACTTTCAGCCCTTCGATGGATATCCAGGTAGCAAGCAATTTTGAACGCTATCTATATTACTTGCTTGAAGAAGATCCAAAGGCCGTGTCGGACTTAATGGAGAAATTCAATTCAGAAGGAAAAATTGTTGTAAGCGACGAGCTGCTTCATAAGGTGCAGCAGGATTTTGCAGCACACGGTGTTAAAGGGGAAGAATGCTTGCAAACAATTAGTAAGTACAATACAGAAACCAGTTATTTACTAGACCCCCATACTGCCTGTGGGGTAGCTGCATACGAAAGCTGTAATAAACCTGGTGAGATTTGTGTCACATTATCAACTGCTCATCCGGCAAAATTTAATGAATCCATTGAGCGTTGTCAGATCCAGCAGACATTCCCTGAGCAAATAAATCAATTATTTAATAAACCACAATATGTAGAAGTTGTTGAAGCTGATAAAGGTGAAATTGTTCGTCATTTAGAAAAGCTTTTTAGTTTTACTACAAAATAA
- a CDS encoding DNA-3-methyladenine glycosylase — protein sequence MEDSPKEIVPLPQEFYEQPTLDLAKALLGCLLVKESDQGMAAGYIVETEAYIGPGDRAAHSYNNKRTARTEVMFHRSGLAYTYLMHTHCLFNVVSGGEEKPEAVLVRALEPRYGIELMKTRRGIQDLNNLTNGPGKLTKSLGITMGDYGSSLTLPPLYIARGICPERISVGKRIGIDNSGEAKDYPWRFWITNNKFVSRHQKSEFVIKSNE from the coding sequence ATGGAAGATTCTCCAAAAGAAATCGTTCCACTACCTCAGGAATTTTATGAACAACCTACCTTGGATCTAGCAAAGGCATTGCTCGGGTGCCTCCTCGTAAAAGAAAGCGATCAGGGGATGGCTGCAGGATATATTGTAGAAACAGAGGCATATATCGGTCCAGGTGATAGGGCTGCGCATAGTTACAATAATAAGCGGACGGCTAGAACGGAGGTCATGTTCCATCGTTCAGGGCTTGCCTATACGTATCTCATGCATACCCATTGCCTTTTCAATGTAGTCAGCGGGGGTGAAGAAAAACCTGAAGCCGTACTGGTCCGTGCTCTAGAACCTCGGTATGGTATCGAGCTGATGAAAACCAGAAGAGGAATTCAAGACCTGAATAATTTGACAAATGGCCCTGGAAAATTGACAAAATCATTGGGCATTACAATGGGGGACTACGGCAGCTCACTTACACTTCCACCTTTATATATAGCTAGAGGTATTTGTCCGGAACGCATCTCAGTCGGAAAAAGGATTGGAATAGATAACTCGGGTGAAGCCAAGGATTATCCATGGCGTTTCTGGATTACCAATAATAAATTTGTTTCAAGACATCAAAAATCTGAATTTGTCATTAAAAGTAATGAATAA